The genomic region GTCGCCGGCCCCGGCGAGGTCCTTCTGCGCGTGCGCGCCTGCGCGCTCAACCACCTCGACCTGTGGATCCGCGAGGGGCTGCCCGGCTCGAAGGTCAAGCTCCCGCACATCCTCGGCTCGGACGTGGCCGGCGAGATCGGCGGCCGGCGCGTGGCGGTCCATCCGGGCCTGTGCTGCGGCGTCTGCCCGGCGTGCAGGGACGGGAGGGAGTCCGACTGCGCGGACTTCGGCATCATCGGCGCCTACGGAGGCTCGCAGGGCGGTCTCGCGGAGCTCCTCGCCGTCAAGGCCGCGCATCTGCTCGACATCCCCGCGGGCATGCCGTTCGAGGACGCGGCGTCCTTGCCCCTGACTTTGCTCACGGCGTGGCGCATGCTCAAGACCTTGGGCGAGGTCCGGCCGGGCCAGACGGTCGTCGTCGTCGGCGCGGGCGCCGGCGTCTCCGCCGCCGCCATCCAGATCGCGAAGGCCCTGGGCGCGGCCGTGATCGCCACGACGAGCGACCCGGCGAAGGTCGAGCGCGCGAAGGCCCTCGGCGCGGCGCACGTCCTGGCGGCGCCGCCCGCGGACCTCGCGCGCGAGGTCCGGCGGCTCACCGGCGGCGCCATGGCCGACGTCGTCCTCGACCACGTCGGGCCCGCGCTGTTCATGGACGCCCTCAAATGCCTCCGGCCCTCGGGGCGCCTCGTCACTTGCGGCTCGACGTCGGGCCCGAAGGTCGAGCTCGACATGCGCTACGTGTTCAGCCGGCAGCTGCGCATCATCGGCGCGCGGCTGGGGAGCCTGGCGGAGATGCGCGAGGCCTGGGCGCTCGTCGAGTCCGGCCAGGTCCGCCCCGTCGTGGACAAGGTCTATCCGCTCGCCGAGGCGGCCGCCGCGCACGCGCGGCTCGGATCCCGGGGCCAGTTCGGGAAGGTCGTCGTCGCGATATGAAGACCGGCGCCGCCGTGCCCGCCTGGCTGCTCGCCGCGGCCCTCGCGCTGCCGCTGCTCGTCCTCGGATCGCCGCTGATCGAGATCGACGACGCCCGCTACGCCGAGGTCCCGCGCGCGATGGCGGCCTCGGGGGACTGGGTCCTGCCGAGCCTCAACGCGATGCCCTACGTCGAGAAGCCGCCGCTCTGGTACTGGCTGGGAGCGGCCTCGATCGAGGCGTTCGGCCCCGGCGAGGCGGCCGCGCGCCTGCCGATGCTGCTGCTCGCCCTGCTCGGGGCGGGGGGAGTCTTCTGGCTCGGCTCGTGGCTGTACTCGCCCAACATCGGGCGCTCCGCGGCGCTGGCGGCCTCGACGGCGGGGCTCTGGCTGTTCCTCGTCCACAACCTCACGCTCGACCTCCCCGTCAGCGTCTTCCTCCTTTGGACGACGGCGCTCGTCCTCCGCGTGCTGGAGAAGCCGGCCGACGCGTCCTGGGCGGCGCCCGCGGCCTGGGCCGCCGCGGCGCTGGCGTTCCTGAGCAAAGGCCTGATCTCCTTCCTCTTCCCCGTGTTGTGGACCGTCGTGCTGATCGGCCTCTTCCCCAAGTGGCGGCGCCCCGCGCTGAAGCTGCTCTCGCCCCTCGGCGTCGTCCTCGCCGTCGCGCTGGCGGCGCCGTGGTTCCTCGCCGTGCAGGCGAGAAGGCCCGATTTCTTCCACACCTTCTTCATCGAGCAGCACTTCCAGCGCTACCTCACCCCGAAGTACGCGCGCGGCGCGCCGTGGTGGTTCTACCTCGCGGTCCTGCCCGCCGGGCTGCTCCCCTGGACGGCCCCTTTCCTGTCGGGTCTGGCCAAGACGCTGCGCAGCCCGTTCACCGACCCGCGCGCCGCGGCCCTCGCGCTGTGGGTGCTCGGCGTCATCGCGTTCTTCACGACCTCCAACTCCAAGCTCGCCACGTACGCCCTGCCGGTCCTGCCGCACGCGGCGCTCCTGGCGGCGCTCTCGCTCGAGGACGGTCCGCCGAAGTGGTCCTGGCGGCTGTGCCGGGGACTGGGGGCGCTCCTGCTCGCCGCCGCCGCGGTCGGCGCGCTCCTCTATTTCCGCCTGCCGCACCTGTCGCTGCCGCCCATCG from Elusimicrobiota bacterium harbors:
- a CDS encoding glycosyltransferase family 39 protein, with product MKTGAAVPAWLLAAALALPLLVLGSPLIEIDDARYAEVPRAMAASGDWVLPSLNAMPYVEKPPLWYWLGAASIEAFGPGEAAARLPMLLLALLGAGGVFWLGSWLYSPNIGRSAALAASTAGLWLFLVHNLTLDLPVSVFLLWTTALVLRVLEKPADASWAAPAAWAAAALAFLSKGLISFLFPVLWTVVLIGLFPKWRRPALKLLSPLGVVLAVALAAPWFLAVQARRPDFFHTFFIEQHFQRYLTPKYARGAPWWFYLAVLPAGLLPWTAPFLSGLAKTLRSPFTDPRAAALALWVLGVIAFFTTSNSKLATYALPVLPHAALLAALSLEDGPPKWSWRLCRGLGALLLAAAAVGALLYFRLPHLSLPPIGADAALLRRLVALGSALLLVLGAAQAYAPSSKRPAFALGLGAVLGGLLAYSLIAAASPLISVKELSLAVKAAARPGDEVWTYDSYLHGLQFYTGRPVDKMVYFVGEFHYAKRDEANAERFGDDDEVRALPRRGGRTFVAMKSARRAHFETVPPKGAITSWREFGPWSLAEFRAR
- a CDS encoding zinc-binding dehydrogenase encodes the protein MRAVILKAFGGVDNLELGTVPDPVAGPGEVLLRVRACALNHLDLWIREGLPGSKVKLPHILGSDVAGEIGGRRVAVHPGLCCGVCPACRDGRESDCADFGIIGAYGGSQGGLAELLAVKAAHLLDIPAGMPFEDAASLPLTLLTAWRMLKTLGEVRPGQTVVVVGAGAGVSAAAIQIAKALGAAVIATTSDPAKVERAKALGAAHVLAAPPADLAREVRRLTGGAMADVVLDHVGPALFMDALKCLRPSGRLVTCGSTSGPKVELDMRYVFSRQLRIIGARLGSLAEMREAWALVESGQVRPVVDKVYPLAEAAAAHARLGSRGQFGKVVVAI